Part of the Paracoccus sp. S3-43 genome, GTGGGCGCGGCGGGCAGATGCAAACGGCCTTCAACAAGGCGCGCGATGCTGCTGGACCGGGATCTGTCCGTCACGCCGCACGTCCTGCGCCACACCTAGGCAACGTGGTTCTACGCACAGACCCGAGACTTCGGCGCACTCATGGATCTGGGTGGATGGGCAAAGGCCGACATGGCGAACCTTTACCGCAAGATAGCCCCGGCTGATCTGGCTGACCGTCTCTATGCGCACGGATGGGACTTTGGTCAAATCGGCGTCAAATCTGACAGGCTGAAACCAGAACTCCTTGTAATAAAAGGAAGAAATGAGAGCGCTTCTGACCTTAGCAGGGGTGTGCCTTCGACCACTCGGCCACCACTCCGCCGGCCGGTATAGGGGTGGGCTGGGGGCTGTGACAAGGGCTTTTTCAAGCCCCTCAACCCTTTCGCCGGAAGGTTGCATAGTGGGGCAAACGCCCCTCGCGCAGGGCCTTTTGCTCGTATCGGGTGCTGATCCAGTCGTCCCAGGCGACCGGCGTTTCGGCCACCAGATCGAAGCCCGCCGGGGGCACTTCCTCGAGCGTCTGGCGCATATAGTCGGGGATATCGGTCGCCACGCGGAATTCCGCGCCGGGCTTCATCACGCGGGCCAGGGGCAGCAGGTGTTCGGGCGTCACGAAGCGGCGGCGGTGATGGCGGGCCTTGGGCCAGGGGTCGGGATAGTTCAGGAAGGCCCGGCTGATCGAGGCGTAGGGCAGCACGTCCATCAGGTCGCGCGCGTCGCCCGGATGCACGCTGACATTGCCGACGCCCGCGGCGCGGATCTTGCCCAGCAGCATGGCGACGCCGTTGATGAACGGCTCGCAGCCGATGATGCCGATCTCGGGATAACGGGCGGCCATGTGGACCATGTGTTCGCCGCCGCCGAAACCGACCTCCAGCCAGATCGGCCGGTCGTCGCCGAAGATCGCCGCCGGGTCGATGGGGCGGCGGTCGGGATTGTCCTGCACGGTAATGCCGCGCGGGCGCAGATCGCCCAGATCCTCGGACAGATAGCCCTTCTGGCTTTGGCGCAGGGTCTTGCCGTGCCGCCGGCCATAGAAGTTGCGGCGCGGCGGGTTCGGATCGAAGGGTGTCTTGGGCGTATCGGACATGGGTTGGGGGATTGCACCGGCGCGGATGCCGGGTCAAGCCCCCCTGCCCGGCGCTATTCCCCCATCAACCGGCTGATGATGACCGTCACTTCGGGCTTCTTGCCGATCTCCTCCATGGCGACCTGGCGGGTGATCTTGCGGATCGCCTCGTCCATCTTGGCGTCGTCGCGGACCACGCGGCTGTCCGCGCCTTCCAGGAATTCGGCCAGTTCGCCCTCGATATGGCTGCCCAGGTCGTTGCCGCCCCGGGTGCGGCCGGGAAGGCCCATCAGCTCCACCCAGGCGTCGGGCAGGACGTTGTCGTCCTCGTCCACGATCACGCTGACCAGGGCATGGCCGTTCAGCGCCATGCGGATGCGGTCGCGCACCACGCCGTCCATCGCGCCGATCAGCACCGTGCCGTCCAGATACAGCCGCCCGGTTTCCACCTGATCCACGATCCGGGGCGCGTCGCCGGTCAGATCCAGCATGGTGCCGTTGGTCGCGATCTCGGCCGCGATGCCCTTGCCGCGCGCCAGCATCACATGTTCCCGCAGATGCAGATGTTCGCCGTGCATGGGGATCACGATCTCGGGCTTCAGCAATTCGTGCAGGGCCTCGATATCAGGACGGTTGGCGTGGCCCGAGACGTGGTAAAGCCCGTCGTCGGCATCAAAGACATCGACGCCCAGCTCGCTCAGCGCGTTCATGATCCGCCCGACCGAGCGTTCGTTGCCGGGAATCGTCTTCGAGCTGAACAGGAAGCTGTCGCCTTCCTTCAGCGCCAGGCCCAGGTAACGGCCACGGGACAGTTGCGCGCTGGCGGCGCGGCGTTCGCCCTGGCTGCCGGTCGCCAGCAGCATCACCTGGCTGCGGGGCAGGCTTGCGGCTTCCTCGGGTCCGATCGTGTCGGGGAAATCGGTCAGCACGCCGGTTTCCAGGCCGACCGCCACCATCTTGCGCATGGCGCGACCCAGCAGGCAGACCTTGCGGCCTCCGGCGATGGCGGCGTCCGACAGCGTTTTGAGGCGCGCGATGTTGCTGGCGAAGGTGGTGGCGACGACCAGGTTCTTCTGCGCCATCACCCATTCCAGGATCGGGTTGGCCAGCACGGCCTCGGACCGGCCCGGATGGGTCGAGAAGATGTTGGTGCTGTCGCAGGCCAGAACCTTGATGCCCCGGCCCTCGGCCGCGATGTCGTGCCACAGGATCGGGTCGAAGGCGTCGCCCACCACCGGGGTGCCGTCCAGCTTGAAATCGCCGGTATGCAGCACCCGGCCCGCCGGCGTGTCGATGATCAGCGCCGCGCTTTCGGGGATCGAGTGACTGACCGGCACGAATTGCACGGTGAAGGGGCCGACCTGCGTCACCTCGGGGCGGGCGCCGGTGATGTTGACGGCAGAGGCGGGGTGGCCCTGCTCCTCCAGCTTCAGGCGGACCAGGGCGCCGGTGAACTGGCGGGCATAGATCGGCACGTTCAGCCGTCCATACAGATGTCCCACCGCGCCCAGGTGATCCTCGTGCCCGTGGGTGATGAAGATCGCCTCCAGCCGGTCGCGGTTCTGTTCCAGCCAGGCCAGATCCGGCATGATCAGGTCGATGCCGGGGCTGCCGTCCATGTCGCCGAAGCTGACGCCCAGATCGACCAGGATCAGGCGTTCGCGTCCCGGCGTGCCATAGCCATAGACATAGGCGTTCATGCCGATTTCGCCCGCGCCGCCCAGCGGCAGATAGATCAGGCGCTCAGCCATTGCCCATCTCCTTGTTGTAATCGTGAATGAGCCGCAGCCCGTGCATCGTCAGATCGTCTTCGATCGCGTCGAACAGGTCAAACCCCTGATCGAACAGCGGCGCAAGCCCCCCCGTGGCGATCACCTTCATGGAACGGTCCCGTTCGGCGCGAATCTGGCGCACCACGCCATCGACCAGCCCGATATAGCCCCAGAAGATCCCCGACTGGATACAGGCCACGGTATTCGTGCCGATCACCTTGGCGGGCATGGTCACGTCGACATGCGGCAGGCTGGCCGCGCCCATGTGCAGCGCCTCAAGCGACAGGTTCACGCCCGGCGCGATCACCCCGCCGATATAGGCGCCGTCCACGTCCACCACGTCGAAGGTCGTGGCGGTTCCGAAATCCACCACGATCAGGTCCGGGCCGTGCCGGTCGAAGGCGCTCAGCGTGTTGACCAGCCGGTCCGGCCCGACGACCGTTCCACTGTCCACACGCGGATAGACGGGCAGCAGGCAGTCGGGCTTGCCCACCACCAGCGGGCGCGTGTCGAAATAGCGGTTGCACAGCACGCGCAGGTTGAAGACCACGCGCGGCGCGGTCGAGCTGATGATGCAGGCGTCGATATCCAGGCCGAATTTCTGGCCCTCGATCAGGGTGGAGAGCCAGACGAAATATTCGTCCGCCGTGCGCCGGTGATCGGTCGAGATGCGCCAGTGGGCCAGGAACTTCTCGCCGTTCCAGATCGAGAAGACGGTGTTGGTGTTGCCGGTGTCGATGCACAGAAGCATGTCAGGTTCCGGTGAAATAGATGTCGGCGGCGGGGATCGCCTGCCTGCCGCGCGCCCCGGTCAGGATCAGCGCGCCGGTCTCGTCGATGCCCTCGAAGCGGCCGGTGGTTTCGGTCGTGCCGGTGCGGGCGGTGATGACCTCGCCCAGTTTCGCGGCACGGGCCAGCCAGGCGGCGCGGATCGGGGCAAAGCCGTAATCGCGCATCTGCCGCCACCAGCCGTCGAAGGACGCGGCCAGCGCGGTCAGGAGATCGTCGGGCGTGACGGACAGCCCGGTCTCGCCTTGCAGGCTGACGGGCCGGACCGCGCCGGGTTCGACGACCTCGGGCGCGGCGGCCAGATTGACGCCGATGCCGATCACCAGGGCCTGGATGGTGCCGCCCGATCCCATGCTTTCCAGCAGGATGCCCGACAGCTTGCCGCCGTTCAGCAGCACGTCGTTGGGCCATTTCAACGCCAGGTTCAACTGCGGTCCGCACAGCGCGCGCAGCGCGTCATGGACCGCAAGCGCCGCGACAAAGGACAGCCGCGCCGCATCCGCCGGGCCGCCCTGGGGCCGCAGGATCAGCGAGGCCGCGAAATTGCCGGGGGGATCGGACCAGGCCCTGCCCCTCCGGCCCCGACCGGCCGTCTGCTGCCGGGCCATGATCCAGGCCGGGCCGGACAGCCCCGGCGCCAGGCGCATCGCCTCGGCATTGGTGCTGTCCACGCGGTCGAGGACGTGGCGCGCCACGCCCTCGGGCCAGGCGTCGAGGGCAGGGTTACTCAACAGCCGGGGTCTCGACTGCCGCCTGAACGACCGGCGTTCCGACCAGCGATTCCGCGGCGGTCGCGGCGGCGGAATCGACGCCCCACATCGACACAGCGCCGATCAGCAGCATCGCCGCCGGGACCACCAGGGCCAGGTATTGAACCGGACCCATGCGGCTGTCCACGCCCTCGGTCTCGGCCCCGAAGAACATGTAATAGACGATGCGCAGGTAATAGAACGCGCCGATGACCGAGGCGATGACGCCCAGCACCGCCAGCCAGGACATGTCTGCGGCGACCGCCGCCGTCAGCACGCCGAACTTGGCGAAGAAGCCCAGGAAGGGCGGCACGCCGGCCAGGCTGAACATCAGGAACAGCACGGCGAATGCCTTCACCGGCTCTCCTTGAGCAAAGCGGTTGAGGCTGTCCAGATCGGTGATCGGGCGCCCGTCGCGCTCCATCGACAGGATGAAGGCGAAGGTGCCGACATTCATCACCGCATAGATCGCCATATACAGCAGCATCGCCTGCACGCCATAGGCCGTGCCCGCCGCAAGCCCGACAAGCGCGAAGCCCATATGCGCGATCGACGAATAGGCCATCAGCCGCTTGATGTTGCGCTGCCCGATCCCGGCGATGGATCCCAGGAACATCGACATGACCGCCAGTGCCGCGACGACCTGCCCCCAGTCCCCCGTCACATTGCCGAAGGCGTCGAACATCAGCCGCGCGATCAGCGCCATGGCCGCGACCTTGGGCGCGGTGGCGAAGAAGGCCGTCACCGGCGTCGGCGCGCCCTCGTAGACATCGGGCGTCCACATGTGGAACGGCACCGCCGAGACCTTGAAGGCCAGTCCGACCAAAAGGAATACCAGCCCGAACAGCAGCCCCACGGACAATTGCCCGTCAACGACCGTCTGCACGATCCCCGCAAAGCTCGTGCTGCCCGAAAAGCCATAGACCAGCGACGCGCCGTAAAGCAGCATCCCCGAGGACAGCGAGCCGAGGACGAAATACTTGAGCCCGGCTTCCGAGGATTTCACGCTGTCGCGGCGCATGGCGGCGGTGACATACAGCGCCAGGGACTGAAGTTCCAACCCCATATACAGGGTCAGCAGGTCGCTTGCCGACACCATCAGCATCATGCCGATCACGGCCAGCGTGATCAGGATCGGGTATTCGAAGCGCAGCAGCTTGTGGCGGTCCATGTAATCCGCGCTCATCGCGAGGACGGCGGCGGCCGAGATCAGCAGCGTCACCTTGGCGAAGCGAGCGAAGGAATCGTCGGCGAACATGCCGAAGAAGGCCAGCCGCTGCGGCCGGTCCGCCAGGCCGACATACAGTCCCGCCAGCAGCAGCACCGCGACCGTGGCCCACAGGATCGGCCGCGCCATGGCGTCCTTGCCCAGATAGGCCCCGGCCATCAGCGCGGCCAGCGCGAAAATCGCCAGCACAAGCTCGGGCAGGATGGTCGAGAAATCGAGCGCGGTCATCGTGCTTACCTCAATGGCTGGCGTCGGCAGTGTCCGCCTGGGCGGTCACGGCCAGCCCGTCGCGCGCCTCATGCGGCAGGGCCTGATGATAGTTGACCAGCAGCGCCTGAACGGCGGGGCCGGTGATGTCGGTGACGGCGCGCGGATAGACGCCCAGATACAGCGTCATCACGATCAGCGGGGCGAAGATCCATTTCTCGCGCGGGGTCATGTCGGCGATGGTCCTGAGGCTTTCCTTGATCAGCGCGCCCAGCGTCACCCGGCGATACAGCCACAGCGCATAGCCCGCCGACAGGATCACCCCGGTCGCGGCGACGAAGGCCACCCAGGTGTTGGCCTTGAAGGTGCCCAGCAGCGTCAGGAATTCGCCCACGAAGCCCGATGTGCCGGGC contains:
- a CDS encoding tRNA (guanine(46)-N(7))-methyltransferase TrmB, with the protein product MSDTPKTPFDPNPPRRNFYGRRHGKTLRQSQKGYLSEDLGDLRPRGITVQDNPDRRPIDPAAIFGDDRPIWLEVGFGGGEHMVHMAARYPEIGIIGCEPFINGVAMLLGKIRAAGVGNVSVHPGDARDLMDVLPYASISRAFLNYPDPWPKARHHRRRFVTPEHLLPLARVMKPGAEFRVATDIPDYMRQTLEEVPPAGFDLVAETPVAWDDWISTRYEQKALREGRLPHYATFRRKG
- a CDS encoding ribonuclease J, with product MAERLIYLPLGGAGEIGMNAYVYGYGTPGRERLILVDLGVSFGDMDGSPGIDLIMPDLAWLEQNRDRLEAIFITHGHEDHLGAVGHLYGRLNVPIYARQFTGALVRLKLEEQGHPASAVNITGARPEVTQVGPFTVQFVPVSHSIPESAALIIDTPAGRVLHTGDFKLDGTPVVGDAFDPILWHDIAAEGRGIKVLACDSTNIFSTHPGRSEAVLANPILEWVMAQKNLVVATTFASNIARLKTLSDAAIAGGRKVCLLGRAMRKMVAVGLETGVLTDFPDTIGPEEAASLPRSQVMLLATGSQGERRAASAQLSRGRYLGLALKEGDSFLFSSKTIPGNERSVGRIMNALSELGVDVFDADDGLYHVSGHANRPDIEALHELLKPEIVIPMHGEHLHLREHVMLARGKGIAAEIATNGTMLDLTGDAPRIVDQVETGRLYLDGTVLIGAMDGVVRDRIRMALNGHALVSVIVDEDDNVLPDAWVELMGLPGRTRGGNDLGSHIEGELAEFLEGADSRVVRDDAKMDEAIRKITRQVAMEEIGKKPEVTVIISRLMGE
- a CDS encoding type III pantothenate kinase — translated: MLLCIDTGNTNTVFSIWNGEKFLAHWRISTDHRRTADEYFVWLSTLIEGQKFGLDIDACIISSTAPRVVFNLRVLCNRYFDTRPLVVGKPDCLLPVYPRVDSGTVVGPDRLVNTLSAFDRHGPDLIVVDFGTATTFDVVDVDGAYIGGVIAPGVNLSLEALHMGAASLPHVDVTMPAKVIGTNTVACIQSGIFWGYIGLVDGVVRQIRAERDRSMKVIATGGLAPLFDQGFDLFDAIEDDLTMHGLRLIHDYNKEMGNG
- a CDS encoding biotin--[acetyl-CoA-carboxylase] ligase; the encoded protein is MSNPALDAWPEGVARHVLDRVDSTNAEAMRLAPGLSGPAWIMARQQTAGRGRRGRAWSDPPGNFAASLILRPQGGPADAARLSFVAALAVHDALRALCGPQLNLALKWPNDVLLNGGKLSGILLESMGSGGTIQALVIGIGVNLAAAPEVVEPGAVRPVSLQGETGLSVTPDDLLTALAASFDGWWRQMRDYGFAPIRAAWLARAAKLGEVITARTGTTETTGRFEGIDETGALILTGARGRQAIPAADIYFTGT
- the nuoN gene encoding NADH-quinone oxidoreductase subunit NuoN; this encodes MTALDFSTILPELVLAIFALAALMAGAYLGKDAMARPILWATVAVLLLAGLYVGLADRPQRLAFFGMFADDSFARFAKVTLLISAAAVLAMSADYMDRHKLLRFEYPILITLAVIGMMLMVSASDLLTLYMGLELQSLALYVTAAMRRDSVKSSEAGLKYFVLGSLSSGMLLYGASLVYGFSGSTSFAGIVQTVVDGQLSVGLLFGLVFLLVGLAFKVSAVPFHMWTPDVYEGAPTPVTAFFATAPKVAAMALIARLMFDAFGNVTGDWGQVVAALAVMSMFLGSIAGIGQRNIKRLMAYSSIAHMGFALVGLAAGTAYGVQAMLLYMAIYAVMNVGTFAFILSMERDGRPITDLDSLNRFAQGEPVKAFAVLFLMFSLAGVPPFLGFFAKFGVLTAAVAADMSWLAVLGVIASVIGAFYYLRIVYYMFFGAETEGVDSRMGPVQYLALVVPAAMLLIGAVSMWGVDSAAATAAESLVGTPVVQAAVETPAVE